A genomic window from Quercus lobata isolate SW786 chromosome 10, ValleyOak3.0 Primary Assembly, whole genome shotgun sequence includes:
- the LOC115962891 gene encoding nuclear transport factor 2 isoform X2 yields the protein MAMQEESSGAPSAQFVGNAFVEQYYHILYRSPGLVHRFYQDSSFLSRPDSNGTMATVTTMQAINEKILSFNHEEFTAEIKTADAQESHEKGVIVLVTGCLTGKDNLKRKFTQTFFLAPQDKGYFVLNDVFRFVEENEVLQTNSVSANGINENIATASLTPEPEPDHAPEPPALDPATSLEEEDLNDVAEVCDPSDNEEGSVVEDEIIEPPSHSIPDEIPIVVDSTGVDAAPAAEEDAPKQSYASIVKVMKGTTSNSVHVPTRNVRVAPANTSQWSAKPVPAPEASAPNSDNAPESSNVREEAEGHSIYIRNLPYNASEMQLEEEFKKFGLIKHNGIQVRSNKGFTFGFVEFETISSMQSALEASTIMIGDREAAIEEKRTTTRVGNTGRGRYSSGRGGFRSDSFKSRGNFGGGRGYGRNEFRNQGEFSGRPRGSGGRNGEGQQRASQNGSGRGGRQGGMNRGAASG from the exons ATGGCaatgcaagaagagagttcaggAGCTCCAAGTGCTCAATTTGTAGGGAATGCATTTGTGGAACAGTATTATCATATACTGTACAGATCCCCTGGTTTGGTGCACAGGTTTTATCAAGATTCCAGCTTTCTAAGCCGTCCTGATTCTAATGGCACTATGGCCACGGTCACTACCATGCAA GCAATCAATGAGAAGATACTATCCTTCAACCATGAAGAATTTACGGCGGAGATAAAAACTGCAGATGCTCAGGAATCTCATGAGAAAGGGGTGATTGTTCTAGTAACCGGATGTTTAACTGGCAAGGACAATCTGAAAAGGAAATTCACACAAACATTTTTCCTTGCTCCTCAAGACAAAGGCTACTTTGTCTTAAATGATGTCTTTAGGTTTGTTGAGGAAAATGAAGTGTTGCAAACCAATTCTGTCTCAGCCAATGGAATAAATGAAAACATTGCTACAGCTTCCTTGACACCAGAACCAG AACCTGATCATGCTCCCGAACCTCCTGCTCTGGACCCCGCTACTTCCTTGGAGGAGGAAGATCTTAATGATGTTGCTGAAGTTTGTGATCCTTCAGATAATGAAGAAGGATCAGTGGTTGAAGATGAGATTATTGAACCCCCAAGTCATTCAATTCCAGATGAAATTCCTATAGTGGTTGATTCTACAGGTGTTGATGCAGCTCCTGCAGCTGAGGAGGATGCTCCAAAACAGTCTTATGCGTCAATT GTGAAGGTAATGAAGGGTACAACATCTAATTCAGTCCATGTTCCCACCAGAAATGTAAGAGTGGCACCCGCAAACACCAGTCAGTGGTCTGCAAAACCTGTTCCTGCACCTGAAGCATCAGCTCCTAATAGTGACAATGCTCCTGAAAGCAGCAATGTTCGTGAGGAAG CTGAAGGTCATTCTATATACATACGGAATTTACCTTACAATGCATCAGAAATGCAACTTGAGGAGGAGTTTAAAAAATTTGGGCTTATCAAGCATAATGGCATCCAAGTTAGAAGTAATAAG GGATTCACTTTTGGCTTTGTAGAATTTGAAACAATCAGTTCAATGCAGAGTGCTCTTGAG GCTTCAACTATCATGATTGGGGATCGTGAGGCTGCTATCGAGGAAAAGAGAACTACTACCCGAG TTGGCAACACTGGGAGAGGGAGGTATTCTTCAGGAAGAGGTGGGTTCCGGAGTGACAGTTTCAAGAGCCGTGGGAACTTTGGTGGTGGCCGGGGTTATGGTAGGAATGAATTCAGAAACCAGGGTGAATTTTCAGGGCGACCCAGGGGTTCAGGTGGACGCAACGGAGAGGGTCAACAGCGGGCCTCTCAGAATGGCAGTGGAAGAGGTGGGCGTCAAGGTGGGATGAACCGTGGTGCTGCTTCTGGTTAA
- the LOC115962891 gene encoding nuclear transport factor 2 isoform X1 produces the protein MAMQEESSGAPSAQFVGNAFVEQYYHILYRSPGLVHRFYQDSSFLSRPDSNGTMATVTTMQAINEKILSFNHEEFTAEIKTADAQESHEKGVIVLVTGCLTGKDNLKRKFTQTFFLAPQDKGYFVLNDVFRFVEENEVLQTNSVSANGINENIATASLTPEPEPDHAPEPPALDPATSLEEEDLNDVAEVCDPSDNEEGSVVEDEIIEPPSHSIPDEIPIVVDSTGVDAAPAAEEDAPKQSYASIVKVMKGTTSNSVHVPTRNVRVAPANTSQWSAKPVPAPEASAPNSDNAPESSNVREEAEGHSIYIRNLPYNASEMQLEEEFKKFGLIKHNGIQVRSNKQGFTFGFVEFETISSMQSALEASTIMIGDREAAIEEKRTTTRVGNTGRGRYSSGRGGFRSDSFKSRGNFGGGRGYGRNEFRNQGEFSGRPRGSGGRNGEGQQRASQNGSGRGGRQGGMNRGAASG, from the exons ATGGCaatgcaagaagagagttcaggAGCTCCAAGTGCTCAATTTGTAGGGAATGCATTTGTGGAACAGTATTATCATATACTGTACAGATCCCCTGGTTTGGTGCACAGGTTTTATCAAGATTCCAGCTTTCTAAGCCGTCCTGATTCTAATGGCACTATGGCCACGGTCACTACCATGCAA GCAATCAATGAGAAGATACTATCCTTCAACCATGAAGAATTTACGGCGGAGATAAAAACTGCAGATGCTCAGGAATCTCATGAGAAAGGGGTGATTGTTCTAGTAACCGGATGTTTAACTGGCAAGGACAATCTGAAAAGGAAATTCACACAAACATTTTTCCTTGCTCCTCAAGACAAAGGCTACTTTGTCTTAAATGATGTCTTTAGGTTTGTTGAGGAAAATGAAGTGTTGCAAACCAATTCTGTCTCAGCCAATGGAATAAATGAAAACATTGCTACAGCTTCCTTGACACCAGAACCAG AACCTGATCATGCTCCCGAACCTCCTGCTCTGGACCCCGCTACTTCCTTGGAGGAGGAAGATCTTAATGATGTTGCTGAAGTTTGTGATCCTTCAGATAATGAAGAAGGATCAGTGGTTGAAGATGAGATTATTGAACCCCCAAGTCATTCAATTCCAGATGAAATTCCTATAGTGGTTGATTCTACAGGTGTTGATGCAGCTCCTGCAGCTGAGGAGGATGCTCCAAAACAGTCTTATGCGTCAATT GTGAAGGTAATGAAGGGTACAACATCTAATTCAGTCCATGTTCCCACCAGAAATGTAAGAGTGGCACCCGCAAACACCAGTCAGTGGTCTGCAAAACCTGTTCCTGCACCTGAAGCATCAGCTCCTAATAGTGACAATGCTCCTGAAAGCAGCAATGTTCGTGAGGAAG CTGAAGGTCATTCTATATACATACGGAATTTACCTTACAATGCATCAGAAATGCAACTTGAGGAGGAGTTTAAAAAATTTGGGCTTATCAAGCATAATGGCATCCAAGTTAGAAGTAATAAG CAGGGATTCACTTTTGGCTTTGTAGAATTTGAAACAATCAGTTCAATGCAGAGTGCTCTTGAG GCTTCAACTATCATGATTGGGGATCGTGAGGCTGCTATCGAGGAAAAGAGAACTACTACCCGAG TTGGCAACACTGGGAGAGGGAGGTATTCTTCAGGAAGAGGTGGGTTCCGGAGTGACAGTTTCAAGAGCCGTGGGAACTTTGGTGGTGGCCGGGGTTATGGTAGGAATGAATTCAGAAACCAGGGTGAATTTTCAGGGCGACCCAGGGGTTCAGGTGGACGCAACGGAGAGGGTCAACAGCGGGCCTCTCAGAATGGCAGTGGAAGAGGTGGGCGTCAAGGTGGGATGAACCGTGGTGCTGCTTCTGGTTAA